In a single window of the Catalinimonas alkaloidigena genome:
- a CDS encoding isoaspartyl peptidase/L-asparaginase family protein has translation MRINLLFIFLFVTLTSHAQTFGIVVHGGAGTIRRESMTPAQEQAYRQTLEEAINLGYDALARGESSVSAIELTLHHLEDSPLFNAGKGAVFTHEGKNEMDASIMDGKTGNAGAVAGVTNIKHPISAAIKVMNASEHVMLTGTGAETFAKEQGLDIVDPSYFYTERRYQQLQRIIEQEKTELDHDGSGQLTPSPPHKFGTVGAVALDQQGNLAAGTSTGGMTNKRWGRVGDSPIIGAGTYANNATCAISATGHGEYFIRNVVAYDISARMEYKGLSLEEAARQVILDKLEKAKPGSGGIIGIDRKGNITMTFNSEGMYRGYRLKGAKAKVLIYKD, from the coding sequence ATGAGAATAAATTTACTTTTTATATTTCTATTTGTGACGCTAACCTCACATGCCCAAACCTTCGGGATTGTTGTCCACGGCGGGGCGGGGACCATTCGCCGGGAAAGTATGACGCCCGCGCAGGAACAAGCCTACCGGCAAACCCTGGAAGAAGCCATCAACCTCGGATACGACGCGCTGGCCCGTGGTGAAAGCAGCGTCTCAGCCATTGAACTGACCCTGCATCATCTGGAAGATTCGCCCTTGTTCAATGCAGGCAAGGGGGCGGTCTTTACGCACGAAGGAAAAAACGAAATGGACGCTTCCATCATGGACGGGAAGACCGGCAACGCCGGGGCCGTAGCGGGTGTAACCAACATCAAGCATCCGATTTCGGCGGCCATCAAAGTGATGAATGCCTCGGAACACGTCATGCTGACGGGTACGGGCGCCGAAACGTTTGCGAAAGAACAAGGCCTGGACATTGTCGATCCGTCGTATTTCTACACCGAGCGGCGCTACCAGCAGCTACAGCGCATCATCGAGCAGGAAAAAACGGAGCTGGACCACGACGGTTCTGGTCAACTCACGCCCAGTCCACCGCATAAGTTTGGGACGGTCGGCGCGGTAGCACTAGACCAACAGGGCAATCTGGCCGCCGGGACTTCGACCGGAGGCATGACCAACAAACGCTGGGGGCGCGTGGGCGATTCGCCCATCATCGGGGCGGGTACGTATGCCAACAATGCGACCTGTGCCATTTCGGCGACCGGCCATGGTGAGTATTTCATTCGCAACGTCGTGGCCTACGACATCTCGGCCCGCATGGAATACAAAGGACTTAGCTTGGAAGAAGCAGCGCGCCAGGTGATTCTGGACAAATTGGAAAAAGCGAAACCCGGGAGCGGCGGCATTATCGGGATCGACCGCAAAGGCAATATTACCATGACGTTCAACTCCGAAGGCATGTACCGCGGCTACCGCCTGAAAGGGGCCAAAGCAAAGGTGTTGATTTACAAAGATTAA
- a CDS encoding glycosyltransferase family 39 protein translates to MMQTLSPSVRPAARLTGSESLVVAGLILLKLLAHFLTNTRYGLHRDEFLYLALGDHLAAGYMEVPPFIAFAGRLVTSLLGHSEFVVRLLPALVSAATLWLTALMTKEFGGKWFALLLAGVAILVSPSHLRTGWLFQPVVFDIFFWTLCAYLLLRYLKTQRPRVLLYLGVAIGIGLLNKHSVLIFVAAMLLALALTPHRTAFQQRAPYIAALVAFLIFLPNLIWQAVHQFPLVHHMEELRRTQLVHVSVADFLVSQLLMNLTSVFIWLPGLYFLLWTRGGKPYRALGWLCVLTIVLLLLASGKDYYALGIYPMLTAAGAYHLEQILGKWVWVRLALPALMVGLIIPTLPIALPVLSMSKLVNYCEDARERGLEGALRWEDGELHAIPQDYADMNGWQELASIVHRTYEALPEAEKAQTLLYAENYGQAGAINYYNRNNGLPTVVSFNASFLVWAPDTIRAQSLIYVNDETEDVRQMFRDVREVGRITNPYAREKGLPVYLCRRPQVDFPGVWHRLARERKAVFGLE, encoded by the coding sequence ATGATGCAAACCCTTTCTCCTTCGGTCCGGCCGGCCGCGCGCCTCACCGGGTCCGAGTCGCTAGTAGTAGCGGGCTTGATTCTCCTGAAACTGCTGGCGCATTTCCTGACCAATACGCGCTACGGCCTGCACCGCGACGAGTTTCTGTACCTGGCCCTGGGCGATCATCTGGCGGCCGGCTACATGGAAGTCCCTCCTTTTATCGCGTTTGCCGGGCGCCTGGTTACTTCGCTGCTGGGTCATTCAGAGTTTGTGGTGCGGCTGCTGCCGGCTCTGGTAAGCGCCGCGACGTTGTGGCTCACTGCCTTGATGACCAAGGAGTTCGGAGGGAAGTGGTTTGCCCTGCTGCTCGCCGGCGTAGCCATTCTGGTGTCGCCTTCGCACTTGCGGACAGGCTGGCTGTTTCAGCCGGTGGTCTTCGACATTTTTTTCTGGACGCTTTGCGCTTACCTGCTGCTGCGGTACCTGAAGACCCAACGTCCCCGCGTGCTTCTCTACCTGGGCGTTGCCATCGGCATTGGGCTTTTGAACAAACATTCGGTGCTGATTTTTGTGGCCGCGATGCTGCTGGCGCTGGCCCTGACGCCGCACCGTACGGCCTTTCAACAACGTGCACCGTACATAGCTGCGTTGGTGGCGTTCCTGATTTTCCTGCCGAACCTGATCTGGCAGGCCGTGCATCAGTTTCCGCTCGTGCATCATATGGAAGAATTGCGCCGAACGCAACTAGTACACGTTTCTGTGGCCGATTTTCTGGTATCACAACTGTTGATGAACCTTACGTCCGTCTTCATCTGGCTACCCGGGCTTTATTTTTTGCTGTGGACGCGTGGGGGTAAGCCGTACCGGGCGCTGGGATGGCTCTGCGTTTTGACCATTGTGCTGCTTCTGCTGGCCAGCGGCAAGGATTACTACGCGCTGGGAATCTACCCGATGCTGACTGCCGCGGGAGCATACCATCTCGAACAGATCCTCGGCAAGTGGGTCTGGGTGCGGCTTGCGTTGCCCGCGCTGATGGTGGGGCTGATCATTCCCACATTGCCCATTGCCCTGCCGGTGCTCTCGATGTCCAAATTGGTCAACTACTGTGAAGATGCCCGCGAGCGGGGTCTGGAGGGCGCGTTGCGCTGGGAAGATGGCGAGCTACACGCCATTCCACAGGATTATGCCGACATGAACGGGTGGCAAGAGCTCGCGTCGATTGTGCACCGCACGTACGAGGCCCTTCCCGAGGCCGAAAAGGCGCAGACACTGCTTTACGCAGAGAACTACGGGCAAGCCGGCGCGATCAATTACTATAACCGAAATAACGGACTGCCTACGGTCGTGAGTTTCAACGCGAGTTTCCTGGTGTGGGCACCCGACACCATCCGAGCGCAGAGCCTGATTTACGTCAACGACGAGACGGAAGACGTACGGCAGATGTTCCGTGACGTCCGGGAAGTGGGAAGAATTACGAACCCCTACGCCCGCGAAAAGGGTTTGCCGGTTTACTTATGCCGTCGGCCTCAGGTAGATTTTCCGGGCGTTTGGCACCGGCTGGCCCGCGAGCGAAAAGCAGTATTTGGCCTGGAGTAA